From one Gemmatimonadota bacterium genomic stretch:
- a CDS encoding 5-formyltetrahydrofolate cyclo-ligase encodes MAEAARDAKRRLRRDLRERVAALDADTASRAAAEAQARLAALPALEDAASLLVCRSFGGEIDTHALIERWLAEGRAVYVPRAVPGTRTLTIHRWPCAVETLRFGLEQPAASAPALSPDEIDGVLDAAVLVGLGFDERAYRLGYGAGYFDTFLAGRPFPAFALAYDVQIVEALPVEPHDVPLAGVVTERRLLAGLEPGG; translated from the coding sequence ATGGCCGAAGCCGCCCGCGACGCAAAGCGTCGCCTGCGTCGGGACCTGCGCGAGCGGGTCGCGGCGCTGGACGCCGACACGGCGTCGCGGGCGGCGGCCGAGGCGCAGGCGCGGCTCGCCGCGCTGCCGGCGCTGGAGGACGCGGCGTCGCTGCTCGTCTGTCGCTCCTTCGGGGGCGAGATCGACACGCATGCGCTGATCGAGCGCTGGCTCGCGGAGGGACGCGCGGTGTACGTGCCGCGCGCCGTGCCCGGCACCCGCACGCTGACGATCCACCGCTGGCCCTGCGCCGTGGAGACGTTGCGCTTCGGACTGGAGCAGCCGGCCGCGTCGGCGCCGGCGCTGAGCCCCGACGAGATCGACGGCGTCCTGGACGCCGCCGTGCTGGTGGGGCTCGGCTTCGACGAGCGCGCCTACCGGTTGGGCTACGGCGCGGGATACTTCGACACGTTCCTGGCGGGACGCCCGTTCCCGGCGTTTGCGCTCGCGTACGACGTGCAGATCGTGGAGGCCCTCCCGGTCGAACCGCACGACGTTCCCCTGGCGGGCGTGGTCACGGAACGACGCCTGCTGGCCGGCCTGGAGCCGGGCGGGTAG